A region of the Aquipuribacter hungaricus genome:
GGTTGCCGCAGGCCGTCAGCCCCGAGCGCGGACGATGGACCTGCTCATCGCAGCGACGGCTCACGCCCACGACGCACGGCTCTACACCCGCAACGCTGCTGACCTCCGTGGCCTTGAGGTCCTTCTCGAGGTCGTCAGCGTCTGAATTAGCGGCGCCTCTTGCGCCGGTAGCCGGCTGTGCTCTTGGCCAGTGGCCGATCGGCGACTGGGAGGCGCAGTGCTCGCGAGCCACGCCCCGTTTGAGCGTCGGAGCCGCCTACTACTCCGGGTCTCGACCATTCGCCTTGGAACGGCGATGCCTCAACCTGCGACGCAGCTGCGCCTTGAACCTGCGCTGCGCCCGCTCGATCGCGACAAACTGCGGGTCGTTGGCGATTTCGAAGTACCCGTTCTCGGCAGGGTCGTTTCCCCCGTCGGAGTCAACCAGCCGAGCTAGCTCTTCACGCAGCGGCGGGCCGCCGGGCAGCTGGGCGGCCCAACTGGCCTTCGGCGACGGGGCGTCCACGACGAGATCATGGGGCACCGCTGGCGGCCTTTTGCCCGAGTGGCGAGATGTCACCCATCGGCTGCCTGAGCGCATGGCGACGAGGCGCCGCAGGGTCGCTGACACGGAATCTGTCGAACGGCCCCCGGTAGAGGACCGCCTGCCGGCGACGGGGCGGCGGTGAGCGGCGTCCCGCAGTGACCTCGTCCGGTCGTCCCGCAGGGGATCCCGCGTGGGACGGCCAGGTGCCTACGCCACTGACGCCTCAGATGGCCTACTCAGCGGGCCAACGTGCGAGCGTCGCTGCGACACCTGCCTCCACCTGACTCCTCGAGGGCGGGTCGGTTTCGAACCACTGCCCGAAGGCTGCGGCGATGCTGTCCAGCCGTGTCGCATCCACAGCGGCTAGCACGACGGGCGTCACCTGAACCCCCAACGCGAGTCGGACCGCTTCACAGCACTCCTGCGGCGAGGCGTCGGCGACCGGCACCGGCGGGCAGACGGCAGCGGCGAAGGACTCGCCCATCGCGATCGCGAAATCCGCGCGATCCTGCTCCGACCAACGCATGAGCTCTCCTCGTCAACCGGCGACGAGGGGCGGTCGTCACCGAAGTCGGACGGCTCATCGTCTCACTCGATCACGGGTCACCGTGAGTCCCAGACACCGACCCGCTACCGGCGACGGGGAATGAGGGCTGGAGCGGCGACTGCGGCCAGCGCGGCTTCGACCCGCTGATGTTGCTCGGGCAGGAGATGCGCGCGGACGCTGGACAGGGTGCCTGCGGAAGTGAACAGCTCACCGAACAGGCCGCCGCCCTGCAGGCACAGATAGCTCGCGTGGGGCGCGATCGTCAGGAGCAACCCCCACTGGGTGGGATCGGAGTCGTTGACGACGACTGCCTGGAAGGGGTTCCGATGCACAGTCGTCAAGAGGCTGGGCCGGTTGAGCCGGTGCAGCGTGAAGGCGGCCTCTCGTGCAGCGGGCGGAAGCGGGCCGGTGCGGCCGAGGAGATCGGCGACGACCTGGGTGGCGTCGGGCCGCAGGGTGGCGAGGACCGTCCGGTAGAAGGCGTCGACCTCGGACGCGGCCGGGGCGGCGTACTCAGGGACTGCGCTGGTGTCGAGATCCACCACGTAGGTCCGCCGGCGGCGCCACCTCATCGCGTGGCCGGCCCGGGCGGGCCGGCGGTGGGGCGGGTTGGGCTGCACGGTCCTTCGTCCTGTCTCCCTATTCGGGGTGGTGCGTTGTCGAGCCGGGCGTCGGACAACTGAGGAGCCCCGTGAGGCGGCCCCGATGCTGGCGTTCGCCCAGTCGGTCGCGGCCTTCGGGCGAACTGGTGGGAACCGGTGTCAGCCGCTCTGGAGCTGGTAGTACCTGCGGACCGAAGGAAGGAGGAACACCGCCCAGGCGACAGCCGGGAGGAGCAGGAGGAGAGCAACGAAGGGGTTGACTCGCAGGCCCCACATGTCGTTCACCACGAGGTGGTCCACAGCACCTGCTGCGACGAACAGGGGTAGGACCACCCAGGCCATGACTCGAGCTCGCCATCGCTGACGCCAGAGGGCGACTGCGCCACTCAGGGCCCCGAGGCCCAGGCCCAGTACGCCGATGCCGTAGGGAAGCGCCTGCCACTGCAGACCAGGGTCGCCGGTCACCAAGCTGCTCACGACGGTCGTCAGGTAGACGATCCCGGTCAACGTCGTCCCTACGCCAAGCAGGACAAGCACCGCGAACGGGAACCACAGCACATCGGGAGGACGCACCGAAGTTCGTCGGACGGCTTCGTGGGTGCTGGCGCGCATGGACTGATCGTCCCGCTCTGGTGAGCAACAGGGGGCCAACTGCGCGAGGACGCCCCGATGGCCGATCGCCGGAGGCCAACTTGCAGCGCTCAGACGGCCGTTTCGATAGACGACCGTCCACCGGCGACGGACAGAAGCTGGGGCGCCCTGCCCACGACCGAGCCTCGCCGTCACCCGGGGATCCTCAGCCGGGACTCGTCAGGTGACCCAGCCCCGTCCGTTGCCCCCAGCAACGATCCGGCGACCTAGTCAGGCCGCTGGACCCCCGGTTGCCAGCGAAGCCAGGACGTAAGCCGCCCATGAGAGCCAGAGAAGCACTTCGTACCACTCCGGCCGGCGTAGGCGGCGCCTGATCTGAGCACTGGAGCCAGCGGGGTCTCCGTCGAGGAACGAGACCGGGAGCAGGGCTCGTTCAACGGGCGGCCCGGCGAACTTCTGCTCCTCCAGCCCCCAGGCGTACAAGTTCCCGGTGCTAGTCCGGATTTTCAGCCAGCCGGCCGCACCGCTGACGAGCCCCACGTAGGCGGCCCGCGGGACGACGGTGTCGGTCAAGACGTTGCGAACAACCAGGCGGTCGTGCGCGGCTTCGACGCGGGGACGCGTGAGCAAGCTGAGGGCGAGGACGCTGATAGCGATCATCCAGAGGCCGTACTCCATCAGCGCCGCCGCGACTGTGTGCCGCGGGTAATCCGGGTCGGGTGCTCGAAGCATGAGCATGTCGAGACCGACCGCTAGAGCCAGCACGCCGAAGCTGATGAAGATGCCAGCCCCGAAGTTGGACCAACGGCGGAGAGTCACGGGGGGCACACACCAAGTGTGAGGGCTGCTCCGCCGCGGACGGACGAAATTCCCCCCGGTTCGCCAGTCCGGGCGCATGAGGCAGAGACGGCCCCCGCAAGGGACCACGGACCAACTTTGGTCGGTGGCAACACCACAGGCTCCCGGTAGCCGACGGCCTTACAGCGCCTTGGCGGGCGACGAGCTGCACCCTCACATTCGCTACGGACGCACTGGTGGCTCACGACCAGGGCATGCTTATTCGGAACCCGCTGAAGCTCGCCGGGGCTAGAGGCCGGCTAGAAATGCTGCGTTCCCGATCATCGTCACGACAAAGGCCCATGCACCGTCTAGGACAAGGAAAGCAACCGCCTGGCAGAGCGCACACAGGGAAAAACCGGTGAGCACACGCAGCAGACTCGGTTTGCGGCGAAGCTTAGAAGCTGTCAAGCCAAACACTCTCCACGCGGCACGCCGACGCCATGGCCGGGGCAGGTCTGGTGGGCAAGGCGCAGCGGCCTCGGCGGACGCGTCGAGTCTAGAGAGAGCCAGCCGGAGAGGGCTGTTGTTCAGGTAGCCGACCGTCTACCGGCGACGGACAGCGGCTGAGGAGCAGGTCGCGTGACACCGGCCCCGCCGTCCCGCAGGGGATCCCCAGCTGGCGATCCGTCAGCGGGACGGGGTGGCCACGTCCGCCGGCGGTTGTTTCGTGGCTCGCTCCGTCGCCGGGAGCCGGTCCGCTAATGGGACGGCCATCGTTTCCCGCGACGCTGCGGGCTGCGGGCTGCGGGCTGCGGGCTGCGGGCTGCGGGCCGCGGGCCGCGGGTCAGGCGAGGGCCATGGGTCCGCGAGGGCCTGGTCGCGGTTATCGAGTCTTACAACGGCTCGCTGGCCACACGTTGCTGATGGCCCTGGCGTGCCCGCCGATGCGGGACCAATTGGAGTGGCAGAAGTACCGTGACAACGACGAGGACCGGCAGCATCAGTGCGGCGGCGAGGGCCAGGCCGCCGAGGGGGCTCTCCTCTTCGGCGCGAAGGAGGCTGGGATTTCCGGTGGCGTACCTGACACGGATCGCGTCACCAAGGGCGTGAGGCTGGTCACGGGGAACGTCGAGTGACACCGGTGCGGGCCAGATGGTGTCGTCCACGTAGCGCGCCTCGAGTAGCGGCACGCCTCGAGACCCCTCGGCTTCACCGATGACGACGACGTCGGCCGACTGTCCCTTGTAGTGGACTGCCACCTCCTGTGCAGCCATATCGAGCCCAACGGCGAACAGCACCGCAGACCCGACGAGGGCCAGCAGCAGCGTCTTCAGAGAGGCGGCCGATCCCCGCACCGCACGCGTCACCCATGAAGCCTGGCTCATGCCAGTGATGACGAGTGGCCGTGGTGGCCAGGTGACGACGGGAACACAAGACCATCCTGCTGCAGGGAACGTGTCGACGGGGGTGCGTTGAGGTGCGTTCGACCGACCGGCCTATGACCCTTCGAGCGCGTGCGCCAGCGCGGGCCTCGCTGCCGTGCTGGAGGACAGCAAGGGCCGTGCGGCAACGGATTTCAATTGGCGATCCCCTGGGGGATGGCCAGGCCCATCCGCCGGCAGCCCCACGGGCGGGGGCGCGGCTCACCTGGTAGCCGGTCGTCTATCGGCTACCGGTTCGTGGGTCCGGCGTTCGCGAAGCGGAACACCCACCGGCGCTGCCAGGGAGTCTCGACCGCTTTCGGGTCGTAGTTGCGGCGCACCCAGGCGACGGCGGCTGTCGGAGGGATGCCGTCAAGAACCGCTAGGCACGCCAAGGCGGTGCCCGTGCGTCCCCTTCCGCCGCCGCACGCCACCTCCACCCGTTCGGTGGACGCCCGGCGCCAGGCCTCTACGAGCGCCTCGCAAGCGTCGGCCTCGTTGGCCGGGACGCGGAAGTCGCGCCAGCGGACCCACCGCGAGGGCCATGGAGCCTGCGAGGGCTGCCGTGCCAGCAGGTAGAGCCCGAAATTCGGGACCGGACCGACCGGTGGGAGGCGCCGGAGGGCGCGTGCTCGGATCTTTCGACCTGACGGCAGGTGGACGACGTGGAGGTCGGAGCTCGACCAGGTCACGGCGTAACGCTAGGCCGCACCGTGACCGAGCCGCGTCGCCGACCCGGGGATCGCCGAGTGGGACTCGCGGCTTACAGACCCCCAAGAGCGGCCCAAGCCTGGAACCGTCCCCTCGACGGTTGTCCGTCCCGGCGCCGGTCGCTCTCAGTCGCCCGGGCGGGTGGTCCACGGCCGGCGCACTTCAGGGCGGTGCCGCCCGGTGCCGCCCCGGCGTGTGGGCGCCTGTCGCGACCGTTGGGGCCGTCTTCCTCGACCACCGGTGGGCCCAGGCTCGGCCGGCAGGGCCCGACACGCCCAACTGGCTTTCATGACTCCGTGCCGGGTGCTGGCCTGACGGCTGGACGCCCGGAGCCGGCACCGGCACGGGGCGCCGCATCAGCCGGTCGCCGCGCCTGGAGCCGCGTGGTCTTCTCGGCTGGTCCGACAGTCGCCACACAGGGTCGGAACCTTGGTGGCCCGCGTACCTCAAGCGACGGCACACGGGGCGGGTGCAACGCGTCGTGCCGTTCGCTACCGGGGTCTGCAGCCCGTGGACCTCACCTCGTGAGCTGCCGGACGCTGCTCGAACGGCTGTGCTCGACGGCGTAGCGTGCGGGGTCGTGGCGGAGCGGACAGTGCCCATCCTGCCGAGCCGCGACCTGCGCGAGACGCTCGACTTCTACCGCGTCCTGGGGTTCGAGAACCGCGGGGCGTCGCCGGAGGAGTGGGACTACCTGATCATCGGGCGGGGCGGGCTCGAACTGCACTTCGTCCGTGCGCCGGACGTCGATCCGCTCAGGACGGCTGGCAGTTGCTACGCGTTCGTCGACGACGCCCAGTTGCTCTACGACGCCTGGGTCGAGCTCGTGGTCCCCGAGCCGGCGACCGGTAGCCGCCTAGAGCCGCTGGTCGACACCGACTACGGCATGCGTGAGTTCGCTGTCGTGGACTGCAGCGGCAATCTGCTCCGCGTCGGGTCATCTAGAGACTGACTCGCCGCAGCAGGGACCGAGGCAGCGACTCGGTGAGCCATCCCCTGCGGGACCGCTGAGCCGGGCCTCGAGGGCCGGCGCCGTCACCGGCGGTCGGCTTGCAG
Encoded here:
- a CDS encoding protein-tyrosine phosphatase family protein, translating into MTWSSSDLHVVHLPSGRKIRARALRRLPPVGPVPNFGLYLLARQPSQAPWPSRWVRWRDFRVPANEADACEALVEAWRRASTERVEVACGGGRGRTGTALACLAVLDGIPPTAAVAWVRRNYDPKAVETPWQRRWVFRFANAGPTNR
- a CDS encoding VOC family protein, with the translated sequence MAERTVPILPSRDLRETLDFYRVLGFENRGASPEEWDYLIIGRGGLELHFVRAPDVDPLRTAGSCYAFVDDAQLLYDAWVELVVPEPATGSRLEPLVDTDYGMREFAVVDCSGNLLRVGSSRD